The following proteins are encoded in a genomic region of Hydrogenobacter hydrogenophilus:
- a CDS encoding CZB domain-containing protein has product MSLTKLTEFVKDIDIFISQHSIYINKLEKALKEGTRFEHKDCHSCNFGRKWDECVAPIKDQLPEDIKAIVENIEEIHCEFHKISMQIDPTQKKDSDEQNLKAMKDLSAKLFQHLLSLRQILVKQEA; this is encoded by the coding sequence ATGTCTTTGACTAAGCTTACTGAGTTTGTGAAAGATATAGATATTTTCATCTCTCAGCACTCCATCTACATCAACAAATTGGAAAAGGCACTGAAGGAAGGCACAAGGTTTGAACACAAGGACTGCCATAGCTGTAATTTTGGCAGAAAGTGGGACGAGTGTGTAGCACCTATAAAAGACCAGCTTCCGGAGGATATAAAGGCTATAGTAGAAAATATAGAGGAGATACACTGTGAGTTTCACAAGATCAGCATGCAAATAGACCCCACACAAAAAAAGGATAGTGATGAGCAAAACCTTAAAGCTATGAAAGATCTTTCTGCTAAGCTCTTTCAACATCTTTTATCTTTGAGGCAAATACTTGTAAAACAGGAGGCTTAA
- a CDS encoding Uma2 family endonuclease, whose product MKTLLEKKRYTIEDYEKLPEGSPYQLIEGELIMSPAPSPEHQEVSINLSYKLYDIVKKTKKGKVLYAPVDVYLDQENAYQPDIVVLLEGSKAKITQRGIEGPPDIVVEILSPSTAYYDLLEKKEVYERSGVKEYWIVDPKRKTFEVYANSQEGFKLLSKAKGEGMVRSELLGVDLDLKEVFE is encoded by the coding sequence CTATTGAGGACTATGAGAAACTTCCAGAAGGCAGTCCATACCAACTGATAGAAGGAGAGCTCATTATGAGTCCAGCACCTTCACCTGAACATCAGGAAGTTAGTATAAACTTGAGCTATAAGCTTTACGATATAGTCAAAAAGACTAAAAAAGGCAAAGTACTATACGCTCCTGTAGATGTATATTTGGACCAAGAGAACGCATACCAACCTGATATAGTAGTGTTGCTTGAAGGCTCAAAAGCAAAGATAACACAGAGAGGCATAGAGGGACCACCTGACATTGTGGTGGAAATACTTTCACCTTCTACTGCTTACTACGACCTTTTAGAGAAAAAGGAAGTTTATGAGCGCTCAGGCGTTAAGGAATATTGGATTGTAGACCCAAAGAGAAAGACCTTTGAAGTTTACGCAAACTCTCAAGAGGGATTTAAACTTTTATCCAAAGCCAAGGGAGAAGGTATGGTCAGGTCTGAGCTTCTGGGAGTAGATTTAGACCTCAAAGAGGTGTTTGAATAA